In Bosea sp. ANAM02, a single genomic region encodes these proteins:
- a CDS encoding type II secretion system F family protein: MARYNLRISSPRGGLKNIKIEAGSEKEARDLGARQGRVIAASRDWSIDLVPGMSAGERHTWMLRMSSMLGSKVPTGDALRLMSASFGGNIGKASRQMLERVEAGSTLHEAMSQDRKNFPSTTSALVRAGVATGETWRALKDAAEFEYKMSHTTRGAMKQVYSAIGSFVIAYGLMLGTNEYFGPMVMDNPIFKSGKGVDVEWARTLGNWSVIIMTIMMVIFALFLLLGSAGRVIVPNAADWLILKLPFYRDMVLAKNNHVTLYKLGLLVGSGVRIEEALRLTEDGAPRGALKTDLQRARQAVKEGKRSWAHAMKTLHETDKAALSTSPDRKDIARTLEALANQYADLFRARIEAFGPLMGIVAAIAITASGGIMFAQTILPMLQLAAGIN; encoded by the coding sequence ATGGCGCGCTATAACCTACGCATCTCCTCGCCTCGCGGCGGCCTCAAGAACATCAAGATCGAGGCTGGGTCCGAGAAGGAAGCTCGCGACCTTGGCGCCCGGCAGGGGAGGGTGATTGCAGCCTCCCGTGATTGGAGCATCGATCTCGTCCCGGGGATGAGCGCTGGCGAGCGCCACACCTGGATGCTGCGCATGAGCTCCATGCTCGGCTCGAAGGTGCCAACCGGTGACGCGCTGCGGCTCATGTCGGCCAGCTTCGGCGGCAACATCGGAAAAGCCTCGAGGCAGATGCTGGAGCGCGTGGAAGCCGGCTCGACGCTGCATGAGGCGATGTCTCAGGACCGGAAGAACTTCCCGTCCACGACCTCGGCGCTCGTGCGCGCCGGCGTCGCTACCGGTGAGACCTGGCGCGCCCTCAAGGACGCGGCCGAGTTCGAGTATAAGATGTCCCACACCACCCGCGGGGCCATGAAGCAGGTCTACAGCGCAATCGGATCGTTCGTGATCGCTTACGGTCTCATGCTCGGCACCAACGAGTATTTCGGCCCGATGGTGATGGACAACCCGATTTTCAAAAGCGGCAAGGGCGTCGATGTCGAGTGGGCGCGCACGCTCGGCAACTGGTCCGTGATCATCATGACGATCATGATGGTGATCTTCGCGCTCTTCCTGCTGCTCGGCAGCGCCGGGCGCGTGATCGTGCCGAACGCGGCCGACTGGCTCATTCTCAAGCTGCCCTTCTATCGGGACATGGTGCTCGCCAAGAACAACCACGTCACGCTCTACAAGCTCGGGCTGCTCGTCGGATCAGGTGTCCGCATCGAAGAGGCGCTGCGCCTCACAGAAGACGGCGCTCCACGCGGCGCGCTGAAAACTGATCTGCAGCGAGCGAGGCAGGCAGTAAAAGAAGGTAAAAGAAGCTGGGCGCACGCGATGAAAACGCTTCATGAGACAGACAAGGCCGCGCTTTCAACGAGTCCTGATAGAAAAGACATCGCCCGAACGCTTGAGGCCTTAGCAAATCAGTATGCTGATCTTTTCAGAGCACGAATTGAGGCGTTTGGGCCCTTGATGGGGATCGTCGCTGCGATCGCGATCACGGCCTCAGGGGGCATAATGTTCGCGCAGACGATCTTGCCTATGCTTCAGCTTGCCGCAGGAATAAACTAG
- a CDS encoding ATPase, T2SS/T4P/T4SS family: MDLFRRRDIELVPPDPDFVPTGGILGDGEKHHFAQFLIDRKRVLREHAGAALMEQRVTGERIGAILVRTGFLPQEELVHSILEFNPDRIATEKVTVSKIPVEILEEKSITISADVGGTIYVGTMSDETEIERLVHSYYPDRKVEFVAFMPNLHAEFLDRIRRTSSEVKDVRQEEIMERLLFRGLKEGASDIHIEPKARSYSVFFRKLGERSLVHEGPLDEYNIVSAQLKDRSGMDLAERRINQDGGFQLEQSGRFIDLRVTTVPTVEGENIVVRILDSEKVRPKLEALGISNVQAWRRGVTRQSGINLICGPTGSGKTTTLNATMAGFDRFGKRVYTIEDPVEYRISNVGQVNANPQVGLDFARALKGFMRADPDIIAVGEVRDNETARNAIKAADTGHLVICTLHTSSIISSLSRLRDLGVEPHELRFNLRAVLVQTLVKVICKHCGGLGDDPEDHHKHCPVCLGGGYDDRTIVSESVSFGDFQEVDRIIAMTAPGADVTQGFPWREMIDDAIDKMVAGITTIDELVRVFGEYAQERCERRGIDHTKYRLRKFLKG, from the coding sequence ATGGATCTCTTCCGCCGGCGCGATATCGAGCTGGTGCCTCCGGATCCGGACTTTGTGCCGACGGGTGGCATTCTCGGCGATGGCGAGAAGCACCATTTCGCCCAGTTCCTGATTGACCGGAAACGCGTCCTGCGCGAGCACGCCGGTGCTGCCCTCATGGAGCAGCGCGTCACCGGTGAGCGCATCGGAGCGATCCTGGTGCGGACGGGCTTTCTCCCGCAGGAAGAGCTCGTCCACTCGATCCTCGAATTCAATCCGGACCGGATCGCGACCGAGAAGGTCACGGTTTCCAAGATCCCGGTCGAGATCCTCGAAGAGAAGTCGATCACGATCTCGGCGGATGTCGGCGGCACGATCTATGTCGGCACGATGAGTGACGAGACGGAGATCGAGCGCCTCGTCCATAGCTACTATCCCGACCGCAAGGTCGAGTTCGTCGCGTTCATGCCCAACCTGCACGCCGAGTTCCTTGACCGCATCAGGCGGACGAGCTCGGAGGTGAAGGATGTCCGGCAGGAAGAGATCATGGAACGCCTGCTGTTCCGTGGCCTCAAGGAAGGCGCCTCTGACATCCATATCGAGCCGAAGGCGCGCTCCTATTCGGTGTTTTTCCGCAAGCTCGGCGAGCGTTCGCTCGTTCACGAGGGTCCGCTCGACGAATACAACATCGTCTCGGCCCAGCTGAAGGACCGTTCAGGCATGGATCTGGCCGAGCGCCGGATCAATCAGGACGGCGGCTTCCAGCTGGAGCAGTCCGGCCGCTTCATCGATCTGCGCGTCACGACAGTCCCGACCGTCGAGGGCGAGAACATCGTGGTCCGCATTCTCGATTCCGAGAAGGTGCGACCGAAGCTCGAAGCACTCGGCATCTCGAACGTGCAGGCTTGGCGACGCGGCGTCACGCGGCAGAGCGGGATCAACCTGATCTGCGGGCCGACCGGCTCGGGCAAAACGACCACGCTCAACGCGACCATGGCCGGCTTCGATCGGTTCGGGAAGCGTGTTTACACCATCGAAGACCCGGTCGAGTATCGGATTTCAAACGTCGGTCAGGTCAACGCCAATCCTCAGGTCGGTCTCGACTTCGCGCGCGCGCTGAAGGGCTTCATGCGCGCCGATCCCGACATCATCGCGGTCGGCGAGGTGCGCGACAATGAGACGGCCCGCAACGCCATCAAGGCGGCGGACACCGGCCACCTCGTGATCTGCACCCTCCACACGAGCTCGATCATCTCCTCTCTGTCCCGATTGCGTGACCTCGGCGTCGAGCCTCACGAGTTGCGCTTCAATCTGCGTGCCGTGCTGGTCCAGACCCTGGTCAAGGTGATCTGCAAGCACTGCGGCGGCCTCGGCGACGATCCGGAGGACCACCACAAGCACTGCCCGGTTTGTCTCGGCGGGGGCTACGACGACCGGACCATTGTGTCCGAAAGCGTGTCCTTCGGCGACTTCCAGGAGGTCGATCGGATCATCGCGATGACGGCGCCTGGCGCCGACGTCACGCAGGGTTTCCCCTGGCGCGAGATGATCGACGACGCGATCGACAAGATGGTCGCCGGCATCACGACGATCGACGAGCTCGTGCGTGTCTTCGGTGAGTATGCCCAGGAGCGCTGCGAAAGGCGCGGCATCGATCACACGAAGTACCGGCTGCGGAAATTTCTGAAGGGCTGA
- a CDS encoding type II and III secretion system protein, translated as MRKRKFSAATLASVALTALVSGCGQNLPEPGRLPTQSEALKATQERFNADGGAVAIKRIRVPASSLQPRAVRQGVSAALRARQIRVQFPGTDGTVADLVQALSAAGVQLAFSWSDPVVGSSSPTTSGAPVRPGAAPAASTVSSGGAGSGGDAVLKRRLPFPQYDGTLGGLLDTLKTGLGIVFWQEGNTIFLSDKNRFAIALPQNEDILKGVQESLRNLGATEIVMSVDAGKIVYSANPTLQDDIIAPFLKRTVRNLATVDLRVAVVSLTMNDKSAQGFDWSKFAAIVDQRQKGIAEALSVKDVSQAATNTTIGNNGTATNTVNSLANSTAQQSILPTTVVNQKGGVVDLTKTGLVLGTTQVGTLFGAQTVTSVSTAIAFLSTFGNTNVTQNVELRTLSGRQVKIRSGDEIPYVKGIGIGTLGSAGTAAANGTAGGSSNSNTLGTAQTETVKTGLTVEMVPRFDSDAELVTTDLKMELKSLVEFVKLDAGNQLGSLTQPRTQDQELSNIVRMRAGQTAVIGGIQYDQEQFDGNEPTFLRDKMKARSQSAGYRAQNITRNALFIILQPTVTTYEPVE; from the coding sequence GTGCGGAAGCGGAAGTTTTCGGCTGCGACGCTCGCTAGCGTCGCGCTGACCGCTCTCGTCTCCGGTTGCGGGCAGAACCTGCCGGAGCCGGGGCGTCTTCCGACCCAGTCCGAGGCGCTCAAGGCAACTCAGGAGCGCTTCAACGCCGATGGCGGCGCAGTCGCGATCAAGCGCATCCGGGTGCCCGCATCCTCGCTGCAGCCCCGTGCGGTGCGGCAGGGTGTCTCGGCCGCGCTGCGGGCACGCCAGATCAGGGTTCAGTTTCCTGGAACGGATGGCACGGTTGCGGACCTCGTCCAGGCGCTTTCGGCAGCTGGTGTCCAGCTCGCTTTCAGCTGGAGCGATCCGGTGGTCGGATCCTCGTCCCCGACGACGTCGGGAGCGCCGGTGCGTCCGGGCGCGGCGCCGGCGGCTTCAACCGTCTCGTCGGGTGGTGCTGGCAGCGGTGGGGATGCCGTCCTCAAGCGCAGGCTTCCATTCCCGCAGTACGACGGCACGCTCGGCGGGCTGCTCGATACCCTGAAGACCGGCCTCGGCATCGTCTTCTGGCAGGAAGGCAACACGATCTTCTTGTCGGACAAGAACCGCTTCGCGATCGCCCTGCCGCAGAACGAGGACATCCTGAAGGGCGTCCAGGAGTCGCTGCGCAATCTCGGTGCGACCGAGATCGTCATGTCGGTCGACGCCGGTAAGATCGTCTATTCGGCCAATCCGACGCTGCAGGACGACATCATCGCGCCGTTCCTGAAGCGCACGGTCCGCAACCTCGCCACCGTCGATCTTCGGGTCGCCGTCGTCTCGCTGACGATGAATGACAAGTCGGCGCAGGGCTTCGACTGGAGCAAGTTCGCGGCGATCGTCGACCAGCGCCAGAAGGGCATTGCGGAGGCGCTGAGCGTCAAGGATGTGTCGCAGGCCGCGACGAACACCACGATCGGCAACAACGGCACGGCGACCAACACGGTCAACTCGCTGGCGAACAGCACGGCGCAGCAGTCCATCCTGCCTACGACCGTCGTGAACCAGAAGGGCGGGGTCGTAGATCTGACAAAGACCGGCCTCGTGCTCGGCACAACCCAGGTCGGCACGCTCTTTGGGGCGCAGACGGTGACGTCGGTTTCGACGGCAATCGCCTTCCTGTCGACCTTCGGCAACACGAACGTCACCCAGAACGTCGAGTTGCGCACGCTCTCCGGGCGGCAGGTGAAGATACGCTCCGGTGACGAGATCCCGTACGTGAAGGGTATCGGCATCGGCACGCTCGGCTCTGCCGGCACCGCGGCAGCGAACGGTACCGCCGGCGGCAGCTCGAACTCGAACACGCTCGGCACCGCCCAGACCGAGACGGTGAAGACCGGTCTCACCGTCGAGATGGTCCCGCGTTTCGACTCCGACGCCGAGCTCGTCACCACCGATCTGAAGATGGAGCTGAAGTCGCTCGTCGAATTCGTGAAGCTCGATGCCGGCAATCAGCTCGGTAGCCTGACGCAGCCGCGGACCCAGGACCAGGAGCTCTCCAACATCGTGCGTATGCGTGCCGGCCAGACCGCGGTCATCGGCGGCATCCAGTATGACCAGGAGCAGTTCGACGGCAACGAGCCGACGTTCCTGCGCGACAAGATGAAGGCTCGCAGCCAGTCGGCCGGCTACCGCGCGCAGAACATCACGCGGAACGCGCTCTTCATCATCCTGCAGCCCACCGTGACGACCTACGAACCGGTGGAGTGA
- a CDS encoding outer membrane beta-barrel protein — MLRKLILASASLLALAALSGTANAQSPYGFYVGAAGGGVSASAETSALHVPSFGSTDLGMKGFTGGGFAGFGITSSGIYTGIELSYDFANGEHSTVLPGVGLLSIGRDHTFGGAGRIGYAFDKETMVFGKVGYAYSHYTTKDLFAGLSEKKWQGGLKVGVGVEREIAANFALRLDYDADFASLKLPVSGINSDIVTQTGKVGLAYKF, encoded by the coding sequence ATGTTGAGGAAGCTCATCCTCGCCTCCGCCAGCCTTCTCGCGCTGGCCGCCTTGTCCGGCACCGCGAATGCGCAGTCGCCCTACGGCTTCTATGTCGGCGCCGCCGGCGGCGGTGTTTCCGCCAGTGCCGAAACCTCCGCGCTCCACGTCCCGAGCTTCGGCTCCACCGATCTCGGCATGAAGGGCTTCACCGGCGGTGGCTTCGCGGGCTTCGGTATCACGAGCTCGGGCATCTACACCGGCATCGAACTGTCGTACGACTTCGCCAACGGTGAGCACAGCACTGTGCTGCCGGGCGTCGGCCTCCTCTCGATCGGCCGCGACCACACCTTCGGCGGTGCAGGCCGCATCGGCTATGCGTTCGACAAGGAAACGATGGTCTTCGGCAAGGTCGGGTACGCTTACTCGCACTACACCACGAAGGACCTCTTCGCCGGCCTCAGCGAGAAGAAGTGGCAGGGCGGCCTGAAGGTCGGCGTCGGCGTCGAGCGCGAGATCGCGGCGAATTTCGCGCTGCGCCTCGACTACGATGCGGACTTCGCTTCCCTCAAGCTGCCGGTCAGCGGGATCAACTCCGACATCGTCACCCAGACCGGAAAGGTCGGCCTGGCCTACAAGTTCTGA
- a CDS encoding ScpA family protein gives MTTDPFFDSADEDQDALVISIDAFEGPLDLLLHLVRQRRVEIEQVSILAVVDQYIAWVRSAQSFRLELAADWLVMMANLAYLKSKILLPAPKDEKAAASAVVEDLAVRLRRLDALRSIGEALMSRPRLGVDWFASPALDAAKGPGKRLDASLHAILSAYVREARYTLQPAQAPVRKPHVTLSVEEAIAALGDSWIPDDRFASILTFVDRETSVDIIHARSKIASTYVAALELAKRGKVEVQQQDLAIGIKSTGGAR, from the coding sequence ATGACGACCGACCCATTCTTCGACAGCGCGGATGAAGACCAGGATGCCCTGGTCATTTCGATCGACGCCTTCGAAGGACCGCTCGACCTCCTCCTCCACCTCGTTCGCCAGCGCCGCGTCGAGATCGAGCAGGTCTCGATCCTCGCCGTCGTCGACCAGTACATCGCCTGGGTCCGGTCGGCGCAGAGCTTCAGGCTCGAACTGGCCGCAGACTGGCTCGTGATGATGGCCAATCTGGCCTACCTGAAATCGAAGATCCTTCTCCCGGCCCCCAAGGACGAAAAGGCTGCCGCCTCCGCGGTTGTCGAGGACCTCGCGGTTCGCCTCCGCCGCCTCGATGCGCTGCGCTCGATCGGCGAAGCGCTGATGTCCCGCCCGCGGCTCGGGGTCGATTGGTTCGCCTCCCCTGCCCTGGATGCCGCCAAAGGCCCTGGGAAGCGCCTGGACGCCTCTCTGCACGCAATCCTGTCCGCATACGTCCGGGAGGCGCGCTACACGCTCCAGCCCGCCCAGGCACCCGTCAGGAAGCCACACGTCACCCTTTCGGTGGAGGAGGCGATCGCCGCGCTGGGTGACAGCTGGATCCCCGACGACCGGTTCGCCAGCATCCTGACGTTCGTCGACCGGGAAACCTCGGTCGATATCATCCACGCCCGATCGAAGATCGCTTCGACCTATGTCGCAGCGCTTGAACTCGCCAAGCGCGGGAAGGTCGAAGTCCAGCAACAGGACCTCGCGATCGGCATCAAGAGCACCGGAGGCGCAAGATGA
- a CDS encoding SMC-Scp complex subunit ScpB, whose translation MSVQTAANVAEAALRSAPGPMPEDELSRLLEPHGAPPLHDVLSLLASEYEGRGVQLHQSQLGWSLRTLVEASDLARELAEEPLRLTRAALETLVTIAVYQPVTRSEIERIRGVQLSPGILDVLLASDLVRPGRRRDGPGRPLTWGTTEVFLDHFNLAGISDLAAFERARDAGLLTLPPTRADAGDDRETL comes from the coding sequence ATGAGCGTTCAGACGGCTGCTAACGTCGCTGAGGCCGCACTCCGCAGTGCTCCTGGCCCGATGCCCGAGGACGAGCTCTCCAGGCTCCTGGAGCCGCACGGGGCCCCTCCCCTGCATGACGTTCTCAGCCTCCTCGCCTCCGAATACGAAGGCCGTGGGGTCCAGCTCCACCAGTCGCAACTTGGCTGGTCTCTCCGGACCCTCGTGGAGGCATCGGACCTGGCGCGAGAGCTCGCTGAAGAACCGCTGCGGCTCACACGAGCGGCTCTCGAAACCCTCGTCACGATTGCCGTCTACCAGCCTGTGACGCGCTCCGAAATCGAACGAATCCGCGGTGTCCAGCTCTCGCCGGGCATTCTCGACGTTTTGCTTGCATCCGATCTCGTGCGTCCGGGCCGACGGCGCGACGGCCCGGGACGCCCGCTGACCTGGGGCACGACCGAGGTTTTCCTCGATCACTTCAACCTTGCCGGGATCTCGGATCTGGCTGCTTTCGAGCGCGCCCGCGATGCCGGCCTCCTCACCCTTCCTCCAACCCGCGCCGACGCCGGCGACGACCGTGAGACCTTGTGA
- a CDS encoding ParA family protein has product MPVISVASPKGGCGKTTSCLVLATTLAAGGATVTILDADPNRPIVNWKSRDQTQSTVNVIGDVTEKSIISAIEEQAAKVQFVFIDLEGTASLLVSRALSRSDVVVIPMQASAVDAQEAAKALNLVRAEEEAFKREIPHRVLLTRTNTVVKTRNERMILDELRSQNIPMLTNHLNQRVAFSSMFTWGQTLEELDEERVNGLQAARDNAREIANELVELVIASQRSEKAA; this is encoded by the coding sequence ATGCCAGTAATTTCAGTAGCTTCGCCAAAGGGCGGCTGCGGCAAAACCACGAGCTGCCTCGTCCTGGCGACCACTTTGGCCGCGGGCGGCGCTACGGTGACCATCCTCGATGCGGACCCAAACCGCCCCATCGTTAACTGGAAAAGCCGCGATCAGACCCAAAGCACGGTCAATGTCATCGGTGACGTAACCGAAAAGAGCATCATCAGCGCGATCGAGGAGCAGGCCGCTAAGGTCCAGTTCGTCTTCATCGACCTGGAAGGCACGGCGTCTCTGCTGGTTTCTCGTGCGCTCAGCCGCTCCGACGTGGTCGTCATCCCGATGCAAGCGAGCGCGGTGGACGCGCAGGAGGCCGCCAAGGCTCTCAACCTGGTCCGGGCAGAGGAAGAAGCGTTCAAGCGCGAGATCCCCCACCGGGTTCTCCTGACGAGGACCAACACGGTCGTGAAGACCCGCAATGAACGGATGATCCTCGACGAGCTTCGCTCCCAGAACATCCCGATGCTGACGAATCACCTCAACCAGCGCGTTGCCTTCTCCAGCATGTTCACCTGGGGTCAGACTCTCGAAGAGCTGGACGAGGAGCGCGTCAACGGCCTGCAGGCCGCTCGCGACAACGCCCGCGAGATCGCAAATGAGCTCGTTGAACTCGTTATCGCCTCGCAGCGCAGCGAGAAAGCCGCATAG
- a CDS encoding sigma-70 family RNA polymerase sigma factor, with amino-acid sequence MDAKIGDRDELSRARVKRDAVALRDSQDPTRLYLNEIGRKPLLSREGELALAIRMDSARTRILFELFRLRLCVSVIQEWIDEVVAEKLRLETIFALREAQAPVDPDAADLDAPSPAPAEPSSELRDLLLDALAMMSSAGDIDEQSRVMAGRWVAARIDALRLEELLKPFDVVSEPIEGIGRTLIRVASEVGMARIDFVATWRRRPGSSGDDTLSRLAGLSPACAASVDEVNRALGCWQMSFGRYSMAREALSHARLELKTAKQEMTECNLRLVVSVAWPLVERGLRLLDLVQEGNIGLMRAIDKFDASRGFRFGTYAVFWIRQAISRALSDQAHTIRVPVHTAEKASQVKRATQGLRDQLGREPTHDEVSVKSGVPVETVRRIGLLVRDVVSLDMKIGDDGDNSLGDLVVDRHSPSPDAIAAQSELRRLLSASMLSLSAREERVVRMRYGIGVTEMHTLEQVADGFGVTRERVRQIEVRALSKLKAHRRSQDLAELL; translated from the coding sequence ATGGACGCAAAAATCGGAGATCGGGATGAACTCTCCCGTGCCCGTGTCAAGCGGGATGCTGTCGCGCTCCGCGACAGCCAGGATCCGACACGGCTCTACCTGAACGAGATCGGACGCAAGCCGCTTCTCTCGCGCGAGGGTGAGTTGGCGTTGGCCATCCGCATGGACTCTGCTCGCACCCGCATTCTGTTCGAGCTGTTCCGGCTTCGGCTCTGCGTCTCCGTCATCCAGGAATGGATCGATGAAGTCGTAGCGGAGAAGCTGCGACTGGAAACGATATTCGCGCTCCGGGAAGCGCAGGCGCCGGTCGATCCGGACGCGGCCGATCTAGATGCGCCCTCCCCTGCCCCAGCTGAGCCATCAAGCGAGCTCCGAGATCTGCTCCTCGACGCACTGGCGATGATGTCGTCCGCCGGCGATATCGACGAGCAGTCGCGCGTGATGGCCGGGCGGTGGGTAGCTGCGCGTATCGATGCTCTTCGCCTCGAGGAGCTGCTGAAGCCGTTCGATGTGGTTTCGGAGCCGATCGAAGGGATCGGACGAACACTCATTCGGGTGGCTTCCGAGGTCGGGATGGCTCGGATCGACTTCGTCGCGACCTGGCGGCGTCGTCCCGGAAGCTCGGGAGATGACACGCTCTCGCGTTTGGCAGGCCTGTCGCCGGCGTGCGCGGCAAGCGTCGACGAGGTCAACCGTGCTCTTGGCTGCTGGCAAATGAGTTTCGGCCGTTACTCGATGGCGCGGGAGGCTCTGTCGCACGCGAGGCTGGAGCTGAAAACGGCGAAGCAGGAGATGACCGAGTGCAACCTGAGGCTTGTGGTCTCCGTCGCCTGGCCTCTCGTGGAACGAGGCCTCCGGCTCCTTGATCTCGTTCAGGAGGGCAACATCGGTTTGATGCGGGCGATCGACAAGTTCGATGCCTCGCGCGGCTTCAGGTTCGGAACCTATGCCGTGTTCTGGATCCGCCAGGCTATCTCGCGAGCGCTGTCCGACCAGGCGCACACCATTCGCGTCCCGGTGCACACTGCGGAAAAGGCCTCGCAGGTGAAGCGGGCAACGCAGGGGCTCCGGGATCAGCTGGGCCGGGAACCAACTCACGATGAGGTCTCGGTCAAATCCGGGGTTCCGGTTGAGACGGTCCGCCGGATCGGGTTGCTCGTTCGCGACGTCGTCTCGTTGGATATGAAGATCGGGGATGACGGGGACAACTCGCTCGGCGACCTGGTCGTCGATAGGCACAGCCCCTCCCCCGATGCGATAGCGGCTCAAAGCGAGCTGCGTCGTCTCTTGTCGGCCTCGATGCTCTCGCTTTCGGCTCGCGAGGAGCGCGTCGTTCGGATGCGCTATGGGATCGGTGTGACGGAGATGCACACCCTTGAGCAGGTAGCGGATGGCTTCGGTGTGACGCGGGAGCGTGTCCGCCAGATCGAGGTCCGGGCGCTGTCAAAGCTCAAGGCGCACCGTCGTTCGCAGGATCTCGCCGAGCTGCTATAG
- a CDS encoding extensin family protein — protein sequence MNRIAILSALLATCISIPAFAQSSSSSSSSSSSSSGGGQCTGAQAFADRVAKSESAGSGNYQARNGNYYGRYQMGQSALVEAGYMNRSGGFTGTNGVNSWGDFLNNPSAQDDAYGKYLQSNWRQVKSFGLDKYVGQTMPNGETITESGLMMSMQFGNVRVRNYFNSGMQCSAASSDGNGTCVGTYISRGNGIDISDVTGSNSTGAGGNSCNNKNENQTDNNLDKTSKTCQPTIPMLQAIPCEKYPAALQGFCQRYKPLQMNMSDCQKAEKYAESASKGNRENECSQQTFRRGTSAWSFVLACSFAKTDQGQTGNGEEAKNNYSKYAKNGGSGGGGGGGGGGTGGSVTGAADDPKCIERLKAKIPDIKVLGQLNAGSYQGTACTVPSAVRYRGKAVDLGRELTMDCSLAEQWENFGEAAKGGIGLTKIQSLGTLSCRGQTTSSAKLSAHAVGKAIDVSIFYGSTTGDTSQYYSNPSVKQYLQGQMLPIACGKFRGVLGPVFYVNRGGYKHYHFDSRDKGTTECGAIGVKPGG from the coding sequence ATGAATCGAATCGCAATCCTCTCGGCGCTCCTTGCGACCTGCATTTCGATCCCTGCTTTCGCACAGAGCTCAAGCTCGTCGAGCAGCAGCTCCTCGTCGAGTTCGGGCGGTGGGCAATGCACCGGCGCGCAGGCGTTCGCCGACCGGGTTGCCAAGAGCGAGTCTGCAGGCAGCGGTAACTACCAGGCTCGGAACGGCAACTATTATGGCCGCTATCAGATGGGGCAGTCCGCCCTCGTCGAGGCTGGCTACATGAACCGCAGCGGCGGGTTTACGGGCACGAACGGCGTCAACAGCTGGGGCGACTTCCTCAACAATCCGTCCGCGCAGGACGACGCTTACGGGAAGTACCTCCAGTCGAACTGGCGCCAGGTGAAATCCTTCGGGCTCGACAAATATGTCGGGCAGACGATGCCCAACGGCGAGACGATCACCGAGTCCGGCCTGATGATGTCGATGCAGTTCGGCAACGTCCGCGTGAGGAACTATTTCAACAGCGGGATGCAGTGCTCGGCCGCTTCGTCGGATGGCAACGGCACCTGCGTGGGCACCTATATCTCGCGTGGCAACGGCATCGACATCTCTGACGTCACCGGGAGCAACAGCACCGGCGCGGGTGGGAACTCGTGCAACAACAAGAACGAGAACCAGACCGATAACAATCTCGATAAGACGTCGAAGACCTGCCAACCGACGATCCCGATGCTGCAGGCGATCCCGTGCGAGAAATATCCAGCCGCGCTCCAGGGCTTCTGTCAGCGTTACAAGCCGCTCCAGATGAACATGAGCGACTGCCAGAAGGCGGAGAAATACGCGGAGAGCGCCTCGAAGGGGAACCGCGAGAACGAATGCTCGCAGCAGACCTTCCGCCGCGGCACCTCGGCCTGGTCCTTCGTGCTCGCTTGCTCCTTTGCGAAGACCGACCAGGGCCAGACCGGTAACGGCGAAGAGGCCAAGAACAACTACTCGAAATACGCCAAGAACGGCGGCTCCGGCGGCGGCGGAGGCGGTGGTGGTGGCGGCACCGGCGGTTCCGTCACCGGCGCCGCAGACGACCCGAAGTGCATCGAGCGCCTCAAGGCCAAGATCCCCGACATAAAAGTGCTGGGCCAGCTAAATGCAGGGTCCTATCAAGGGACGGCTTGCACCGTGCCGAGCGCGGTACGCTACCGCGGGAAGGCGGTCGATTTGGGTCGCGAGCTGACCATGGACTGCTCGCTGGCCGAGCAGTGGGAGAACTTCGGCGAGGCGGCCAAGGGTGGCATCGGCCTGACAAAGATCCAATCGCTCGGGACGCTCAGCTGCCGCGGTCAGACGACCAGCAGCGCGAAATTGTCGGCCCATGCTGTCGGGAAGGCCATCGACGTGTCGATTTTCTATGGCAGCACCACGGGCGACACGAGCCAGTATTATTCGAACCCGAGCGTGAAGCAGTATCTGCAGGGTCAGATGCTGCCGATCGCGTGCGGGAAGTTCCGCGGCGTGCTCGGGCCTGTGTTCTATGTGAACCGCGGCGGCTACAAGCACTATCACTTCGACTCGCGCGACAAGGGTACGACGGAATGCGGTGCAATCGGCGTAAAGCCAGGGGGCTGA